A stretch of the Pygocentrus nattereri isolate fPygNat1 chromosome 29, fPygNat1.pri, whole genome shotgun sequence genome encodes the following:
- the nr6a1a gene encoding nuclear receptor subfamily 6 group A member 1-A, translating to MDSWEDDQAEQRSCLICGDRATGLHYGIISCEGCKGFFKRSICNKRVYRCSRDKNCEMSRKQRNRCQYCRLLKCLQMGMNRKAIREDGMPGGRNKSIGPVQISDEEIERIMSGQEFKDEANMPEHTWGNNGDSDHSSPGNGVSDGNQPSPASTLSSNRSVELNGYTAALREQYIGSAVAQHYQFLPHLFGYTAQPRSLYPQSHTLISQLVAAEELAPLGTPMLIEDGYRVTQVELFALLCRLADELLFRQISWIKKLPFFCELSIEDYTRLLSATWQELILLACLTVYSAQILGDLANVTDKYTPSDDELQGFSEDGMEVMEKLIYLFRKFHQLKVSNEEYACMKAINFLNQDIRGVTNISQLEQLNKRYWYVCQDYTEYKYPHQPKRFPEIMMCLPEIRCIAGKLVNVPLEQLPLLFKAVLHSCKTSLNNYRTSSSPCVTKGTAPAN from the exons atgacCAGGCTGAGCAGCGCTCCTGTCTCATTTGTGGAGACCGCGCCACTGGACTGCACTATGGCATCATTTCTTGTGAGGGCTGCAAGGGCTTCTTCAAGCGTAGCATCTGCAACAAGCGCGTGTACCGCTGCAGCCGTGACAAAAACTGCGAGATGTCTCGCAAGCAGCGCAACCGCTGCCAGTACTGCCGACTACTCAAGTGCCTACAGATGGGCATGAACAGAAAAG CAATCAGAGAGGATGGCATGCCGGGGGGGCGGAACAAAAGCATCGGGCCTGTTCAG aTCTCAGATGAGGAGATAGAGAGGATAATGTCAGGACAGGAGTTTAAGGATGAGGCCAACATGCCAGAGCACACCTGGGGGAACAATGGCGACAGCGATCACAGTTCCCCTGGCAACGGCGTCTCCGATGGCAACCAGCCCTCGCCTGCATCTACGCTTTCCTCCAA TCGCTCAGTGGAGCTGAACGGCTACACAGCTGCTCTGAGGGAGCAGTACATCGGCAGTGCTGTGGCCCAGCACTATCAGTTTTTGCCGCACCTGTTTGGCTACACGGCGCAGCCCCGCAGCCTCTACCCTCAGAGCCATACCCTCATCAGCCAGTTGGTGGCAGCAGAGGAACTAGCCCCGCTGGGCACGCCCATGCTTATAGAGGATGG GTATCGGGTGACTCAGGTGGAGCTCTTTGCTCTGTTGTGTCGTCTGGCTGATGAGCTGCTCTTCAGGCAAATCTCCTGGATCAAGAAGCTGCCATTCTTCTGCGAGCTGTCCATTGAAGACTACACACGCCTGCTGAGTGCCACCTGGCAGGAGCTCATCCTGTTGGCCTGTCTGACTGTCTACAGTGCTCAGATCCTGGGCGACCTGGCCAACGTCACTGACAAATACACACCGTCCGATGACGAGCTGCAGGG CTTCAGCGAGGATGGCATGGAAGTGATGGAGAAGCTGATCTATCTGTTCCGCAAGTTCCACCAGCTGAAGGTCAGCAACGAGGAGTACGCTTGCATGAAGGCCATCAACTTCCTCAATCAAG ATATCCGCGGTGTGACTAACATTTCCCAGTTGGAGCAGCTAAATAAACGGTACTGGTATGTGTGCCAGGACTACACTGAGTACAAATATCCTCACCAGCCCAAACGCTTCCCCGAGATCATGATGTGTCTCCCAGAGATTCGCTGCATCGCAG GGAAGTTGGTAAACGTTCCGCTGGAGCAGCTCCCCTTGCTGTTCAAGGCAGTCCTGCACTCCTGCAAGACCAGCCTGAATAACTACAGGACCAGCTCCTCCCCGTGCGTGACGAAGGGCACCGCCCCTGCCAACTAG